In the Ictalurus punctatus breed USDA103 chromosome 7, Coco_2.0, whole genome shotgun sequence genome, one interval contains:
- the c7h4orf48 gene encoding neuropeptide-like protein C4orf48 homolog, giving the protein MRSSCVLAPVLLMLLAVQLMNAEPDSGTVIPAESRPCVDCHAFEFMQRALQDLKKTAFNLDSRTENLVLRAERRALCDCMPISTLN; this is encoded by the exons ATGAGGTCGAGCTGTGTTTTGGCTCCAGTGTTGCTGATGCTGCTGGCGGTTCAGCTGATGAACGCAGAGCCGGACTCTGGCACTGTTATTCCCGCTGAGA GTCGGCCGTGTGTGGACTGCCATGCGTTTGAATTCATGCAGCGAGCATTGCAGGATCTGAAGAAGACGGCCTTCAACCTTGACTCACGG ACTGAGAATCTAGTGCTGAGAGCTGAAAGGAGGGCGCTGTGTGACTGCATGCCCATCAGCACCTTAAACTGA